In Nilaparvata lugens isolate BPH chromosome 5, ASM1435652v1, whole genome shotgun sequence, the following proteins share a genomic window:
- the LOC111053979 gene encoding uncharacterized protein LOC111053979 isoform X2 yields MFSSCGTMCKHVLLLISFCIFAKCQTVDHQRTTRLQSIRHEIFGNIEDSEITFPIQNSTTTNPPLDYANYTNEAELSPTTENSDGVEASTLKTPSTTPLQTEPTIKPELPMKTDHKFGDLDHKSLQLYSKLLQILNESQNLSSELDLGESKGVLLIGNSGSGKTTLVQLLAGNISNLEAKELYQDSGDYYIGYVHKINNGMGFSSPFSVNLVRDNETGVVFADYPGFRESIGAAEDLEIAMNMKVVAESFQKARIALVCPHSFLKKGTYRAAFTNFLERVADFLKNSEHHVSDITLIVTKVKSSYFYKKGQIQLVSDKAELKGNCKLHR; encoded by the exons ATGTTTTCATCCTGTGGGACCATGTGCAAAcatgttttattattgataagttTCTGTATATTTGCGAAATGTCAGACAGTGGATCATCAGAGAACTACCAGATTACAATCGATTAG ACACGAAATCTTTGGTAACATTGAAGATTCTGAAATTACGTTTCCGATCCAAAACAGTACCACAACCAATCCACCATTAGATTATGCTAATTATACAAATGAAGCTGAATTATCTCCAACAACCGAGAATTCGGATGGCGTTGAGGCTTCCACTCTAAAAACTCCTTCAACTACTCCACTTCAAACCGAACCTACTATTAAACCAGAACTACCAATGAAAACA GACCACAAATTCGGTGATCTCGACCATAAATCTCTCCAACTCTACTCAAAACTGTTACAAATTCTCAATGAATCACAGAATCTTTCATCAGAGCTGGATCTTGGCGAGTCAAAAGGTGTTCTTCTTATTGGGAACTCAGGCTCCGGTAAAACAACCCTGGTGCAACTTCTTGCTGGCAACATTAGTAATCTAGAAGCTAAAGAACTGTACCAGGACTCCGGTGATTATTACATTGGTTATgttcataaaataaacaacgGTATGGGATTCTCCTCTCCATTCTCGGTGAATCTAGTCAGAGATAATGAGACAGGAGTTGTTTTTGCTGATTATCCGGGATTTCGCGAGTCGATCGGAGCAGCTGAAGATCTTGAAATCGCCATGAACATGAAAGTAGTTGCTGAATCTTTCCAGAAAGCAAGAATAGCACTAGTCTGTCCTCATTCGTTCCTCAAGAAAGGCACCTACAGAGCTGCCTTCACCAACTTCCTGGAGAGAGTCGCCGACTTCTTGAAGAATTCCGAACACCACGTATCCGATATTACATTGATAGTAACCAAAGTGAAAAGCTCCTACTTCTACAAAAAAGGCCAAATTCAACTGGTCTCAGACAAAGCTGAATTGAAAGGCAATTGCAAACTTCATCGATGA
- the LOC111053979 gene encoding uncharacterized protein LOC111053979 isoform X1 yields the protein MQEREEIREFLLEEEGFETVQKDSFGSSILAKTKEELDTLSRKLDSYITSFAEEFGSYLRNEFIERIRNDSDENSDIESVISKRKYNLDMIQSLRKQVGKCRSPEDFVKVVKVYIQSSNLTYDGTKMDYVEARNHLLNRYSSFSTKHKSTKSFLSPANWQNGLKGAEKAIENEYLYQSMLQETFLRLREYHIEKRKLPLGDDPEASDPESLIDPKNVIIELNLATYACLEFNKDKVEEFNEIVVRTFTRDQKNIRCDKNMLIIIDKFVFVSDVQEQLSRCSFVDSIVLLAADTVIIDSDLDAKLLEGRNVMILAPQWLVPGKRSLMVSGKPHEEKQEKAGFGEVGLDGKDGNPSGSFLGIGQRFQGIEDLTVQACGGNGQDGQDGGDGRDGTDGVDNALTSFKNEKEVHVPIIYNVETSVKKKEGTQGTAGQDSGAGGKGGKGGAKGSINIVDLVHHGKPSSSFRGLGFSSRECEGRQGLPGADGKPGESGSNGCTTIETTKAHEIFGKTFDVFSSTDTQKLPCNRTTPKGEVLRETRINLYVPRQRDSLPPVCKMFDRLMMFIDDSRYYSSKLTVKSIEAFRNNVKEKLCS from the coding sequence ATGCAGGAAAGAGAAGAGATTAGAGAATTTTTGTTGGAGGAAGAAGGATTTGAAACTGTTCAAAAGGACAGCTTTGGATCTTCAATTTTAGCAAAAACAAAAGAAGAGCTTGATACTCTATCCAGGAAACTTGACAGTTATATAACCAGTTTTGCTGAAGAATTTGGCAGTTATCTAAGAAATGAGTTTATTGAAAGAATCAGGAATGACTCTGATGAAAATAGTGATATAGAAAGTGTGATTTCCAAAAGGAAATACAATCTCGACATGATACAATCGTTGAGAAAACAAGTTGGGAAATGCAGAAGTCCAGAAGATTTTGTCAAGGTAGTGAAAGTTTATATACAGTCTAGTAATCTTACGTATGATGGTACTAAGATGGACTATGTTGAAGCTCGTAATCATCTATTGAATAGATATTCATCATTTTCGACTAAACATAAATCTACAAAGAGCTTCCTTTCACCAGCAAATTGGCAGAATGGCTTGAAAGGTGCTGAAAAGGCAATTGAGAATGAATACCTCTATCAATCAATGCTACAAGAAACTTTTCTCAGGTTGAGAGAATATCACATTGAAAAGCGTAAATTGCCACTTGGAGATGATCCTGAGGCATCAGATCCAGAATCTCTCATTGATcccaaaaatgttataattgaattgaatttagcCACTTATGCATGCCTTGAATTTAACAAAGATAAAGTGGAAGAATTCAACGAAATAGTTGTGAGAACATTCACCAGAGACCAGAAGAATATTAGATGCGATAAAAACATGTTGATAATCATTGATAAGTTTGTGTTTGTGAGTGACGTTCAGGAACAACTGTCAAGATGCAGCTTCGTCGATTCCATTGTGCTATTAGCTGCTGATACAGTAATCATCGATAGTGATTTGGATGCAAAGTTATTGGAGGGCAGAAACGTGATGATTCTAGCACCACAGTGGCTGGTTCCTGGCAAGAGGAGTTTGATGGTCAGCGGAAAGCCGCATGAGGAAAAGCAAGAAAAAGCCGGTTTCGGTGAGGTTGGGTTGGATGGCAAGGATGGGAATCCCAGTGGTAGCTTCCTGGGCATCGGTCAGCGGTTCCAGGGCATTGAAGACCTCACGGTTCAGGCGTGTGGCGGGAATGGTCAAGATGGTCAGGATGGGGGAGATGGAAGGGATGGCACTGATGGAGTGGACAATGCTCTTACAAGTTTCAAAAATGAGAAAGAGGTGCACGTACCTATTATTTATAATGTGGAGACTAgtgtgaagaagaaggaaggaacACAGGGAACTGCTGGACAGGACAGCGGTGCTGGAGGGAAAGGAGGGAAGGGGGGAGCCAAGGGATCCATCAATATCGTTGATCTAGTCCATCATGGGAAACCTTCGTCCTCCTTCCGAGGTCTGGGATTCTCTTCCCGTGAGTGCGAAGGGCGACAAGGTCTCCCTGGAGCTGATGGTAAACCGGGTGAAAGCGGCAGCAATGGATGCACCACAATAGAAACTACAAAAGCTCACGAAATTTTCGGTAAAACATTTGACGTATTTTCCAGTACTGACACTCAAAAACTTCCCTGTAATAGGACTACTCCTAAGGGTGAGGTTCTTCGCGAGACTCGTATCAATCTATATGTTCCCAGACAAAGGGATTCCCTCCCACCTGTTTGCAAGATGTTCGATCGACTCATGATGTTCATCGATGATAGCAGATATTACAGTAGCAAATTGACTGTGAAATCTATTGAAGCTTTTCGAAATAACGTGAAAGAGAAACTCTGCTCTTAA